GTAGACGGGCTGATTCGGCCAACGCCGGCGCTCGCTTCACCCGCGCGGACGGGCGCGAGTCGCCAAGTCACGCGGATGTCCGATGCACCCGCCTTTGACGCTCAGCGGTCGATGATGCGGGTGACCTTGGCGCGCGCGGTCCATCGGCCTTCGTCGTAGCCGACGACCACCGGATGGTCGAACGCGGCGCTGACGTTGTGGGTCGTCACCGTTGTCCGCGCGGGACCGACGGCGATGGTGCGCCCTTCGGCGATCAGCAACGCGTGCGTCGTGGTTGTCGGTAGCTCCTCGAGATGGTGGGTGACAAGTATCGACGCGACGTCGGGATGCGTCTCGTCGAGCGAATCGATGGTTTCCAACAGCTGTTCTCGCGCGGCGACATCGAGGCCCGTTGTGGGCTCGTCGAGCAACAGCAGTCGCGGTTCGGATACCAGCGCGCGGGCGATGAGGGTGCGACCCCGTTCTCCCTGCGACAGGGTCGGCCATACATCAGTCGTCTTGTGCGACAAG
The sequence above is drawn from the Mycobacterium gallinarum genome and encodes:
- a CDS encoding ABC transporter ATP-binding protein, encoding MTPVLELADVTFRRDGKQIIDGISLTVNAGEHWALLGPNGAGKSTLLGFCAAVMFPSSGTVRILGEQMGRVDLARLRHSIGHVNPRHRLQYSLTVREVVLTGITATIDLPMRWAPSPDELGRADAMIDAVGLSHKTTDVWPTLSQGERGRTLIARALVSEPRLLLLDEPTTGLDVAAREQLLETIDSLDETHPDVASILVTHHLEELPTTTTHALLIAEGRTIAVGPARTTVTTHNVSAAFDHPVVVGYDEGRWTARAKVTRIIDR